A window of the Diabrotica undecimpunctata isolate CICGRU chromosome 1, icDiaUnde3, whole genome shotgun sequence genome harbors these coding sequences:
- the LOC140432928 gene encoding ubiquitin-conjugating enzyme E2Q-like protein 1 has translation MSRSKEKVTNIFRKIFKSSSKDGEGPSKPSTSGTGSPARRLLRGCRDSVAPANTSQASPAFSTKSKKDETHTKSVRARRLMKELRDLQRFQNSKPDPVFTVELVEDNLFEWHVKLYKIDTDSELGNDMRELGVTYILLHLIFPENFPFAPPFMRVISPRIEKGFVMEGGAICMELLTPRGWASAYTVEAVIMQFAASVVKGQGRIQRKNKGQKVFSRRTAEESFRSLVKTHDKYGWVTPSLSDG, from the coding sequence ATGAGCCGCTCAAAAGAAAAAGTCACCAACATATTCCGTAAAATCTTCAAATCATCATCCAAAGATGGAGAGGGTCCGAGTAAACCCAGTACTTCCGGAACGGGGTCCCCAGCTAGACGATTGCTGCGCGGTTGCCGCGATAGCGTCGCACCTGCAAACACCTCTCAAGCCAGTCCTGCCTTCTCCACAAAGTCCAAGAAGGACGAGACTCATACGAAGAGTGTTAGGGCAAGAAGGCTGATGAAGGAGTTGCGCGATCTGCAGAGGTTCCAAAACTCCAAGCCTGATCCAGTGTTCACTGTAGAATTAGTAGAGGACAATCTGTTTGAGTGGCACGTGAAACTTTACAAAATAGACACTGACAGTGAGTTGGGCAACGACATGCGGGAACTGGGAGTGACGTATATTTTGCTTCATCTCATTTTTCCCGAAAACTTTCCATTTGCACCCCCTTTTATGCGCGTTATCTCACCTAGGATAGAAAAAGGCTTCGTTATGGAAGGTGGGGCTATCTGCATGGAACTGCTGACTCCACGGGGATGGGCTAGCGCCTACACCGTCGAAGCGGTAATCATGCAGTTCGCAGCCAGTGTGGTGAAGGGACAGGGACGTATTCAAAGGAAGAACAAGGGCCAAAAAGTGTTCAGTAGACGTACGGCAGAAGAAAGTTTTAGATCGTTAGTCAAAACACACGATAAATATGGTTGGGTGACACCAAGTTTATCTGACGGTTGA